The following coding sequences lie in one Vitis vinifera cultivar Pinot Noir 40024 chromosome 19, ASM3070453v1 genomic window:
- the LOC100241756 gene encoding BES1/BZR1 homolog protein 4, whose protein sequence is MTSGARLPTWKERENNKRRERRRRAIAAKIFAGLRMYGNYKLPKHCDNNEVLKALCNEAGWTVEPDGTTYRKGCKPVERMDIVGGSASASPCSSYHPSPCASYNPSPASSSFPSPASSSYAANPNADGNSLIPWLKNLSSASSSASSSKLPHLYIHSGSISAPVTPPLSSPTARTPRIKTDWDDQSARPGWAGAHYSFLPSSTPPSPGRQILPDSEWFAGIRIPQGGPTSPTFSLVSSNPFGFKEEMLASASGSRMWTPGQSGTCSPAIAAGSDHTADVPMSEVISDEFAFGCNTVGLVKPWEGERIHEECGSDDLELTLGSSRTR, encoded by the exons ATGACGTCGGGGGCGAGGCTGCCGACATGGAAGGAGAGGGAGAACAACAAGAGGAGAGAGCGGCGGAGGAGGGCCATCGCGGCGAAGATTTTCGCCGGACTGAGAATGTACGGAAACTACAAGCTCCCCAAGCACTGCGACAACAACGAAGTCCTCAAAGCCCTTTGCAACGAGGCCGGATGGACCGTCGAGCCCGACGGCACCACCTACCGGAAG GGATGCAAGCCTGTTGAACGCATGGACATTGTGGGTGGATCCGCATCAGCAAGCCCGTGCTCATCTTATCACCCAAGCCCTTGTGCTTCCTACAACCCCAGCCCAGCCTCCTCTTCCTTCCCTAGCCCAGCTTCATCATCGTATGCTGCTAATCCCAATGCTGATGGCAATTCCCTCATACCATGGCTCAAAAATCTCTCATCTGCATCCTCATCAGCCTCTTCCTCCAAGCTTCCCCATCTATACATCCATAGTGGCTCCATCAGTGCTCCAGTTACTCCTCCATTGAGCTCTCCAACTGCTCGGACTCCCCGAATCAAAACCGACTGGGACGACCAATCAGCTCGCCCTGGATGGGCTGGAGCCCACTACTCCTTCCTGCCCTCTTCGACACCACCAAGCCCTGGCCGTCAGATCCTTCCTGATTCAGAATGGTTTGCTGGGATTCGAATCCCTCAAGGTGGGCCAACTTCTCCCACATTCAGCCTTGTCTCTTCAAACCCATTTGGCTTCAAGGAAGAAATGCTTGCCAGTGCCAGTGGTTCTCGCATGTGGACTCCAGGGCAAAGTGGAACATGCTCACCTGCAATTGCAGCAGGCTCTGATCATACTGCAGATGTTCCAATGTCTGAAGTAATTTCAGATGAGTTTGCATTTGGATGTAACACAGTGGGACTAGTGAAGCCATGGGAAGGAGAGAGGATCCATGAGGAGTGTGGCTCAGATGATCTAGAGCTCACTCTTGGGAGCTCGAGGACCAG ATAA
- the LOC104877486 gene encoding probable disease resistance protein At4g27220 gives MEYVELLKDMWSSISNYFNYHKIVNENLTTLREKRKRLECREEDINTELEDAQYNRRKKAKREVENWLIEVQVVKDDAQQIEQKAGERRYFSRFSFLSQFEANMKKVDEIFELGNFPNGILIDVHQDEGNALLTAQLIGETTAKNIWTCLEKGEIQSIGVWGMGGIGKTTVVTHIHNRLLENRDTFGHVYWVTVSKDSSIRRLQDAIAGKINLDFSKEEDEKIRAALLSEALQKKKKFVLVLDDVWEVYVPREVGIPIGVDGGKLIITTRSRDVCLRMGCKEIIKMEPLSKVEAWELFNKTLERYNALSQKEEEIAKDIIKECGGLPLAIVTTARSMSVVYSIAGWRNALNELREHVKGHTIDMENDVFKILEFSYNRLNNEKLQECLLYCALFPEDYKIRRVSLIGYWIAEGLVEEMGSWQAERDRGHAILDKLENVCLLERCENGKYVKMHDVIRDMAINISTKNSRFMVKIVRNLEDLPSEIEWSNNSVERVSLMQIRKLSTLMFVPNWPKLSTLFLQNNMYSYPFRPTLDKGLPNSFFVHMLGLRVLDLSYTNIAFLPDSIYDKVKLRALILCFCPKLNRVDSLAKLKELRELNLCSNEMETIPEGIEKLVHLKHFHWSSSPYCSNPLSNPLSNLFSNLVQLQCLRLDDRRLPDVRVEELSGLRKLEIVEVKFSGLHNFNSYMRTEHYRRLTHYCVGLNGFGTFRGKKNEFCKEVIVKSCNLEGGKDNDDYQLVLPTNVQFFKIEKCHLPTGLLDVSQSLKMATDLKACLISKCKGIEYLWSVEDCIASLNWLFLKDLPSLRVLFKLRPIDIVRCSSLKHLYVSYCDNLKHLFTPELVKYHLKNLQSIDVGNCRQMEDLIVAAEVEEEEEEEEEVINQRHNLILYFPNLQSLTLENLPKLKSIWKGTMTCDSLQLTVWNCPELRRLPLSVQINDGSGERRASTPPLKQIRGEKEWWDGLEWNTPHAKSIFEPFTTFQTDENPFTLPISSTFIYDVQDILSEDVCFDVR, from the exons ATGGAGTATGTGGAGCTATTGAAAGATATGTGGTCATCCATTTCTAATTACTTCAACTACCACAAAATTGTTAACGAGAATCTCACTACTctaagagagaaaaggaaaagactCGAGTGTCGAGAAGAAGATATCAATACTGAGTTAGAAGATGCACAGTACAACCGTCGAAAGAAGGCGAAGAGAGAAGTTGAAAATTGGTTGATAGAAGTGCAAGTTGTAAAAGACGATGCACAACAGATAGAACAAAAAGCTGGAGAGAGAAGATATTTTTCAAGATTCAGTTTCCTAAGCCAATTTGAAGCGAATATGAAAAAGGTAGATGAGATTTTTGAGTTGGGGAATTTTCCTAATGGGATTTTAATTGATGTACATCAAGATGAAGGAAATGCATTGTTAACAGCACAGCTAATAGGTGAAACTACAGCCAAGAACATTTGGACATGCTTAGAGAAAGGTGAAATCCAAAGCATTGGAGTTTGGGGAATGGGAGGGATTGGCAAAACAACTGTCGTTACTCATATTCACAATCGGCTCTTGGAAAATAGGGACACTTTCGGCCATGTCTATTGGGTGACTGTATCAAAAGACTCCAGCATTCGTAGGTTGCAGGATGCTATTGctggaaaaataaatttagatttcTCAAAAGAGGAAGATGAAAAGATAAGAGCTGCTTTATTATCAGAAGCATtgcagaagaaaaagaaatttgttcTTGTATTAGATGATGTATGGGAAGTTTATGTCCCACGGGAGGTTGGAATTCCAATTGGAGTTGATGGAGGAAAACTAATCATAACCACCAGATCAAGGGATGTGTGCCTAAGAATGGGATGCAAAGAAATTATCAAAATGGAACCACTTTCTAAGGTAGAAGCATGGGAGCTTTTCAACAAAACACTTGAGCGGTACAATGCACTGAgtcaaaaagaagaagaaatagccAAGGATATTATCAAGGAATGTGGCGGTTTGCCTCTTGCCATTGTCACTACAGCTAGAAGTATGAGTGTTGTGTATAGCATTGCTGGATGGAGGAATGCATTGAATGAGTTGAGGGAACATGTTAAAGGGCACACAATCGACATGGAAAATGatgtatttaaaatattggaattCAGCTACAATCGCTTGAATAATGAAAAACTTCAAGAATGTTTATTATACTGTGCATTGTTTCCTGAAGATTATAAGATTAGGAGAGTGTCTTTGATCGGATACTGGATTGCTGAGGGGTTGGTAGAAGAAATGGGAAGTTGGCAAGCAGAGCGTGATAGAGGGCATGCTATATTGGACAAACTTgaaaatgtgtgtttgttggaaaGATGTGAGAATGGAAAATATGTAAAGATGCATGATGTGATCAGGGACATGGCTATCAACATATCAACAAAGAATTCTCGATTCATGGTGAAAATCGTAAGAAATCTAGAAGATCTCCCAAGCGAGATAGAGTGGTCAAATAATAGTGTAGAAAGAGTTTCATTAATGCAAATTCGCAAGCTTTCAACTTTGATGTTCGTACCAAACTGGCCTAAGCTTTCCACCCTGTTTCTTCAAAATAACATGTATTCTTATCCATTTCGGCCTACTCTGGATAAAGGTCTTCCAAATTCCTTCTTTGTGCACATGCTGGGCCTTAGAGTTCTAGACCTGTCATACACAAACATTGCATTCCTACCAGATTCTATTTATGACAAAGTGAAACTTCGAGCTctaattctttgtttttgtcCAAAATTAAATCGGGTAGATTCATTGGCAAAGCTTAAAGAATTGAGAGAGTTGAATCTCTGTAGCAATGAAATGGAAACAATACCTGAAGGTATAGAGAAATTGGTCCACCTTAAACATTTTCATTGGTCCTCATCTCCCTACTGTTCCAATCCTCTTTCCAATCCTCTTTCCAATCTTTTTTCCAATCTTGTTCAACTGCAGTGTCTAAGACTTGATGATCGAAGACTTCCGGATGTAAGAGTGGAGGAGCTGAGTGGGTTGAGAAAGTTGGAGATCGTTGAAGTCAAGTTTTCCGGTCTACACAATTTCAATAGCTACATGAGAACAGAACACTATCGAAGACTTACTCACTATTGTGTTGGATTAAATGGATTTGGAACTTttcgaggaaaaaaaaatgaattttgtaaaGAAGTAATAGTGAAGTCATGTAATCTGGAAGGAGGAAAAGACAATGATGACTACCAGCTTGTGCTCCCTACCAATGTCCAGTTTTTCAAGATAGAAAAATGCCATCTTCCCACTGGCTTATTGGACGTTTCTCAATCCCTCAAGATGGCGACAGATTTAAAAGCAtgtttgatatcaaaatgcaaGGGGATAGAATACTTGTGGTCGGTAGAGGACTGCATTGCCTCATTAAACTGGTTGTTTCTTAAGGATTTGCCAAGCTTAAGGGTTCTCTTCAAATTGAGACCAATCGATATTGTACGTTGTTCCAGTCTCAAGCACTTGTACGTGAGTTACTGTGACAATCTCAAGCACTTGTTCACGCCTGAGTTAGTGAAGTACCACCTCAAAAACCTTCAAAGCATTGATGTCGGCAATTGCAGACAAATGGAGGATCTAATAGTAGCAGCAgaggtagaagaagaagaagaagaagaagaagaagtcaTTAATCAAAGGCATAATCTCATCCTCTATTTCCCCAACTTACAGAGTTTGACGTTGGAAAATCTACCAAAATTGAAGAGCATATGGAAGGGAACAATGACTTGTGATTCTCTACAACTTACAGTATGGAATTGCCCAGAGCTTAGAAGGCTTCCTCTTTCTGTGCAAATAAACGATGGTAGTGGAGAAAGACGAGCTTCAACACCGCCCCTCAAACAAATCAGAGGAGAAAAAGAGTGGTGGGATGGGTTGGAATGGAACACACCTCATGCCAAATCTATATTTGAACCCTTTACTACGTTTCAAACGGACGAGAATCCTTTTACG TTGCCGATATCATCTACTTTCATATATGATGTACAAGATATTCTTTCTGAAGATGT GTGTTTTGATGTTAGGTAA